From one Lolium rigidum isolate FL_2022 chromosome 4, APGP_CSIRO_Lrig_0.1, whole genome shotgun sequence genomic stretch:
- the LOC124649867 gene encoding ATP-dependent DNA helicase DDX11, whose amino-acid sequence MPPPSPRRDFPAFPFAPYQIQSEFMSFLYATLSSGPRALALLESPTGTGKTLSIICSALQWLLDHRDAVAGGHPDRADGSTAAASGGEDEEPDWMRDFTPLLPKKESTKKTKPHPARRQEPRKAAGAEKPGEDDGEDEFLLDEYESDDEDGTRRQAGKRAHCGGGSSSESEDDGDEEEEEEVTPKVFFTSRTHSQLSQFIGELKKTEFSGKLRTVCLGSRKNLCINKDVQKLGSVNRINERCLELLTNKRSSKIKACANQVEGDKRKGSRAKTSCGCPMLAKRSLQKQFRSEVSDHGALDIEDLAQIGKKIGTCPYYGARDMVRSADLVVLPYQSLLLKSARESLGINLKNSVVIIDEAHNLADSLTSMYNSKITSSQLRAVLSHLEAYLDRFQNVLGAGNRRYIQTLTVLTRSFLRVLTRNEDCSSTVTSMTINKFLFSLDIDNINIVKLCQYLKESNIIHKVSGYANKLFITQDGVNDLNHLQQHDEGSSISRFQALANFLRSLLNCNDDGRIIVARQKPGGQPEDAYIKFVMLCAEKTFSEVTEDAHAVIMAGGTLQPIEETRLRLFPSLLPSDIKFFSCNHIVPAESILPIAVTRGPSGMTFDFSYGSRSSPTMIEELGRFLCNIVAIVPEGIVMFFASYEYIKQVYDAWTASGTISKISKKKYVFREPRNSVDVEVILNKYKGAIQSCSKNSGDAVNGALLLAVVGGKISEGINFSDGMGRCVLMVGLPYPSPDDMELMETIKHIGNYTSRDDKSFISNDECKLEPGFGILRKCNRSGQEYYENLCMKAVNQSIGRAIRHVNDYAAMLLVDSRYSHTSSSRSFSCPAEKLPQWIKTRLTCGQNYGEVHRLLLQFFKLNKQIR is encoded by the exons atgccgccgccgtcgccgcggcgaGACTTCCCGGCGTTCCCCTTCGCGCCGTACCAGATCCAGTCGGAGTTCATGTCCTTCCTCTACGCCACCCTCTCCTCCGGACCCCGCGCCCTCGCCCTCCTCGAGAGCCCCACCG GCACCGGAAAGACCCTCAGCATCATCTGCAGCGCGCTCCAGTGGCTCCTGGACCACCGCGACGCCGTCGCGGGGGGCCACCCCGACCGGGCCGATGGCTCCACTGCCGCGGCCAGCGGCGGCGAAGATGAAGAGCCTGACTGGATGCGGGATTTCACCCCGCTTCTGCCCAAGAAGGAGAgcacgaagaagacgaagcctcACCCCGCGAGGAGGCAGGAGCCCAGGAAGGCGGCTGGTGCGGAGAAGCCCGGGGAggacgacggcgaggacgagttCTTGCTGGACGAGTACGAGAGTGATGACGAGGATGGCACAAGGCGGCAGGCTGGGAAGCGTGCGCACTGCGGTGGAGGTAGTAGTAGTGAGAGCGAGGATGAtggggatgaagaggaggaggaggaggtgactcCCAAGGTGTTTTTCACTAGCCGCACGCATTCGCAGCTCTCGCAGTTTATCGGGGAGCTCAAGAAGACGGAGTTCTCAGGGAAGTTACGGACAGTGTGCTTGGGGTCCAGAAAGAACCTGTGCATTAACAAGG ACGTCCAGAAGCTGGGGAGTGTAAACCGGATCAACGAGAGGTGCTTGGAACTGCTGACGAACAAGAGGAGCAGCAAAATTAAGGCATGCGCCAATCAA GTCGAGGGAGATAAGAGAAAGGGGTCCCGAGCAAAGACCTCTTGTGGGTGTCCAATGTTAGCAAAGAGAAGTTTGCAAAAACAATTCAGGAGCGAAGTGTCAGACCATGGTGCATTGGACATTGAGGATTTGGCCCAAATTGGAAAGAAGATTGGAACGTGTCCGTACTACGGTGCACGTGACATGGTCCGCTCAGCTGACCTTGTAGTACTTCCTTACCAGTCTTTGTTGCTCAAGTCTGCTAGAGAGTCACTTGGCATTAATCTGAAGAATAGTGTTGTCATCATAGATGAAGCTCACAACTTAGCTGACTCCCTTACTAGCATGTACAACTCAAAGATCACATCTTCTCAG TTAAGGGCAGTTCTTTCCCACCTGGAGGCATATCTCGATAGATTTCAGAATGTCCTGGGAGCTGGAAATCGACGTTATATCCAAACCTTGACAGTTCTAACACGGTCATTCCTACGAGTTTTGACAAGGAATGAAGATTGTTCCTCCACTGTGACCTCTATGACTATAAACAAGTTTTTATTCTCCCTTGATATCGATAACATAAACATAGTAAAACTTTGTCAGTATCTGAAGGAAAGCAATATAATCCACAAG GTTAGTGGGTACGCCAACAAATTATTTATCACCCAAGATGGTGTGAACGATTTGAATCATCTGCAGCAGCATGATGAAGGAAGCAGTATATCAAGATTTCAGGCACTAGCCAACTTCTTACGCTCCCTATTAAACTGCAATGATGATGGGAGAATCATAGTTGCTCGGCAGAAGCCCGGTGGACAACCTGAAGATGCATATATTAAATTTGTGATGCTTTGTGCAGAGAaaacattttcagag GTCACAGAGGATGCTCATGCTGTTATTATGGCTGGTGGAACCCTCCAGCCTATTGAAGAAACAAGGTTGCGCTTGTTTCCGAGCTTATTGCCGAGTGATATAAAATTCTTCTCATGCAACCATATTGTTCCCGCCGAGAGTATTCTTCCTATAGCTGTTACACGTGGACCCTCAGGCATGACATTTGATTTCAGCTATGGTTCAAGGAGCTCTCCCACCATG ATTGAAGAGCTTGGGCGTTTTCTTTGCAATATAGTGGCAATAGTGCCAGAAGGAATAGTAATGTTTTTTGCATCCTATGAGTATATAAAGCAAGTTTATGATGCATGGACGGCTTCAGGCACAATTTCCAAGATTTCTAAGAAGAAATATGTTTTCAGAGAGCCAAGAAACAGTGTTGATGTTGAGGTGATACTCAACAAATACAAGGGGGCAATTCAGTCGTGCAGCAAAAATTCAGGAGATGCTGTCAATGGTGCACTTCTATTGGCTGTTGTTGGTGGGAAAATCTCTGAAGGTATAAACTTCAGTGATGGTATGGGTCGTTGTGTTCTGATGGTTGGATTGCCTTATCCAAGCCCAGATGATATGGAACTGATGGAGACAATAAAGCACATAGGAAATTATACTTCCAGAGATGACAAGTCGTTCATTAGTAATGATGAGTGTAAACTTGAGCCTGGTTTTGGTATACTGAGGAAGTGCAACAGAAGTGGTCAGGAGTACTATGAGAATTTATGCATGAAAGCTGTTAATCAATCTATTG GTAGAGCAATCAGGCATGTAAATGACTATGCTGCAATGCTGTTGGTTGACTCACGTTACTCGCACACCTCATCAAGCAGGAGTTTCTCTTGCCCTGCAGAAAAGCTACCCCAGTGGATAAAGACGCGACTTACTTGCGGTCAAAACTATGGGGAGGTTCATAGATTGTTGCTTCAGTTCTTCAAATTGAACAAACAAATACGTTAA